Proteins encoded in a region of the Pseudomonas viciae genome:
- a CDS encoding leucyl aminopeptidase → MDHVSFTEICLHQLKMSGVHEGERLIVLTQGHERLAYADAFMAAGQRLGAEMYHMRLPSPLPSNGWAVGVTGLADLPGAVEALKNCDMLIDCVFLLFSAEQFEIQAAGTRILTAVEPPELLARMLPFPELREKVSIAAELVENAKDMRITSPHGTDITYKLNTYPTIAEYACTDTPGRWDHWPSGFVFTGGDDDGVDGTIVVAPGDVLLPQNLMVREPITYTIEKGWIVDIRGGLEAQIVNSYMDSFNDPRGKGMSHVGWGMNPHAKWHSFVPGQFTGGMGMELRSFYGNVMFSTGPNNELGGSNDTACHLDIPMRNCSLFLDDTPVVIDGDIVVKEIQLVQR, encoded by the coding sequence ATGGACCATGTGAGTTTTACCGAGATATGCCTACATCAGTTGAAAATGTCAGGTGTACATGAAGGGGAGCGACTGATCGTTCTAACCCAGGGGCATGAACGTCTAGCGTACGCCGACGCATTTATGGCCGCAGGCCAGCGACTTGGAGCCGAGATGTATCATATGAGGCTACCTTCGCCATTGCCTTCTAATGGCTGGGCTGTCGGGGTTACGGGACTTGCCGATTTACCCGGTGCTGTGGAGGCGCTTAAGAACTGCGACATGTTGATTGACTGCGTATTCCTTTTGTTTTCTGCTGAACAGTTTGAAATCCAAGCGGCAGGTACGCGTATTTTAACTGCGGTGGAACCTCCTGAGCTTCTGGCCCGTATGCTGCCATTTCCAGAGCTGCGAGAGAAAGTTTCTATTGCAGCGGAGTTAGTTGAAAACGCTAAGGATATGCGGATCACATCCCCGCATGGGACAGATATTACATACAAGCTGAATACCTATCCTACTATAGCAGAGTACGCTTGTACAGATACACCAGGTCGTTGGGATCATTGGCCTTCGGGGTTTGTATTCACTGGCGGTGACGATGACGGTGTGGATGGAACCATAGTTGTCGCCCCAGGTGATGTTCTTTTACCGCAAAATCTCATGGTTAGGGAGCCAATAACTTACACTATAGAAAAAGGTTGGATAGTCGATATTCGCGGCGGTCTTGAAGCTCAGATCGTTAATTCCTATATGGACTCATTTAATGATCCCCGTGGTAAAGGAATGAGTCATGTAGGCTGGGGAATGAATCCACATGCTAAATGGCACAGCTTTGTTCCGGGGCAATTTACAGGTGGAATGGGAATGGAGCTCAGAAGTTTTTACGGCAATGTAATGTTTTCAACCGGTCCAAACAATGAGCTTGGCGGATCGAATGATACCGCCTGTCATCTTGATATTCCAATGCGTAACTGTTCATTGTTCCTTGATGATACGCCAGTGGTCATTGATGGCGACATTGTTGTTAAAGAAATTCAGCTAGTGCAAAGGTAG
- a CDS encoding alpha/beta fold hydrolase, with amino-acid sequence MKGYNVYANGIRQHIIHFPGTGSPLLLIPGITSPAVTWGFVAERLAKYFDVHVVDVRGRGLSESGDLDYSLDAMADDLVALAQRMEGVVVLGHSMGARIAIRAARKDSQVFSRLILVDPPVSGPGRRPYPAKWSWYAESIRLAQRGCTAMEMRSYCPTWTDEQIELRAEWLHTCQYTAVKTAFDGFHTDDIHTDLAQLTLPIQLVVAGGAEVIQPDDIAEIISLAPQTTTYVVEEAGHMIPWDNLEGFITAVSNR; translated from the coding sequence ATGAAAGGGTACAACGTTTATGCAAATGGCATTCGTCAGCACATCATTCATTTTCCGGGAACGGGTTCACCGCTGCTGTTAATCCCAGGTATCACCTCTCCTGCAGTAACATGGGGGTTTGTGGCCGAGCGTCTTGCCAAATATTTTGATGTCCACGTGGTAGATGTTCGAGGCAGAGGTTTGAGTGAATCGGGTGATTTAGATTACTCATTGGACGCAATGGCTGATGATTTAGTTGCGTTAGCCCAGCGGATGGAAGGAGTGGTAGTTTTAGGACATTCAATGGGTGCGCGAATTGCCATTCGAGCAGCTAGGAAAGATTCTCAGGTGTTTTCTCGATTGATCTTAGTTGATCCACCTGTTTCTGGCCCAGGTAGACGTCCGTATCCTGCAAAGTGGTCATGGTATGCGGAGTCCATTCGTTTAGCACAAAGAGGCTGTACGGCGATGGAAATGCGGTCTTACTGCCCGACTTGGACGGACGAACAGATCGAGCTCCGGGCTGAGTGGCTACATACCTGCCAGTACACAGCGGTCAAAACCGCATTCGATGGCTTCCACACAGATGATATTCATACCGACTTGGCGCAATTGACGCTTCCTATTCAACTCGTTGTAGCTGGTGGAGCAGAAGTTATTCAGCCTGATGATATCGCGGAGATTATTAGTTTAGCTCCTCAAACTACGACGTATGTTGTTGAAGAAGCTGGGCACATGATTCCGTGGGATAATTTAGAAGGCTTCATAACTGCAGTCAGCAATCGATAG
- a CDS encoding Asp/Glu racemase codes for METEIPALLKARELVAPERFTFHSSRMRMKHVTKEELARMDGDSDRCALELSDARVDVMGYACLVAIMSMGHGYHRVSAERLRNVTENNDAATPIITSAGALIDGIRALGAKRVAVVTPYMKPLTELVVDYIRHEGIEVGDYRALEISDNLAVAAHDPMNLPGIIASMRTDDVDAIVISACVQMPSLNAITMVEAQTRKPVISAAVATTWAMLTALDLPTRVPGGGTLLSGAY; via the coding sequence ATGGAAACGGAGATCCCGGCGCTGCTTAAGGCGCGGGAGCTGGTAGCTCCTGAGCGATTCACTTTCCATTCATCTCGTATGCGTATGAAACATGTAACGAAGGAGGAACTAGCTCGAATGGATGGCGACAGTGATCGTTGTGCACTCGAACTATCAGACGCTCGCGTCGACGTGATGGGATACGCTTGCCTGGTCGCGATTATGTCCATGGGGCATGGTTATCACCGAGTATCGGCGGAGCGCTTACGAAATGTGACCGAGAATAATGATGCAGCAACACCAATTATTACCTCGGCGGGGGCGCTTATAGATGGCATCCGTGCTCTTGGTGCGAAGCGCGTGGCTGTGGTTACTCCTTACATGAAACCGTTAACAGAATTGGTAGTTGATTACATTCGACATGAAGGTATCGAAGTAGGTGACTATCGAGCACTAGAAATCTCGGATAATCTGGCGGTTGCGGCCCATGATCCAATGAATTTGCCTGGAATAATTGCGAGCATGCGCACGGACGACGTTGATGCAATTGTTATTTCTGCATGTGTCCAGATGCCATCATTAAATGCCATCACAATGGTTGAGGCGCAAACCAGAAAGCCAGTTATTTCAGCCGCAGTTGCTACTACTTGGGCGATGTTAACTGCATTAGATCTCCCTACACGAGTTCCTGGTGGTGGAACTCTTCTTTCAGGTGCCTACTAA
- a CDS encoding alpha/beta hydrolase: protein MYYKLTDFGGKFLTSPPHFSAGKSYPGVSAYVQWFMPANPLPVSVTFIHGGGGQGSEFLTTPDGRPGWVHNFLQAGFPVFILDRPGHGRNSWNSEILGAHVPHPDYETLYPRFVEPKIKNLWPESRHHDQWPDHEPIAGDRFMASQGVMATTLAAAQKHVEAIAPQLFEVTGDTILVSHSAGGPCGWALAAIGGARVKAVVAVEPLGYPGLQHSLGDFENGLCAVEFSGSHDPYERPVALVTGHASWMREANLKAAKYLQDQNYDVTHFLLEDYGVLGNGHMMMSEKNSSDIAAIIIDWVNESVF from the coding sequence ATGTACTACAAACTTACCGATTTTGGCGGAAAGTTTCTGACTAGTCCTCCGCACTTTAGTGCGGGTAAAAGCTATCCAGGTGTAAGCGCCTATGTTCAATGGTTTATGCCTGCTAATCCCCTGCCAGTATCGGTGACATTTATACATGGTGGTGGAGGGCAGGGTTCAGAGTTTTTAACTACTCCAGATGGGCGTCCAGGATGGGTTCATAATTTCCTGCAAGCAGGTTTTCCAGTATTTATATTAGATAGGCCTGGTCATGGACGAAATAGTTGGAACAGTGAGATTTTAGGGGCTCACGTACCGCATCCAGACTATGAAACGCTTTATCCAAGGTTCGTAGAGCCCAAAATCAAGAATCTCTGGCCGGAGTCGAGGCATCATGATCAGTGGCCGGATCATGAGCCAATCGCTGGAGACAGATTCATGGCAAGCCAAGGAGTAATGGCAACAACGCTGGCCGCAGCTCAAAAGCATGTAGAAGCGATTGCACCTCAGTTGTTTGAAGTAACTGGAGACACGATTTTAGTCTCGCACTCGGCAGGTGGGCCATGTGGCTGGGCATTGGCAGCAATAGGGGGGGCGAGGGTAAAAGCTGTAGTCGCGGTCGAGCCGTTAGGCTATCCGGGCCTTCAACACTCACTAGGAGATTTTGAAAATGGTTTATGTGCAGTTGAATTCTCTGGCTCGCATGATCCTTATGAGCGTCCAGTCGCATTGGTGACCGGGCATGCTAGTTGGATGCGAGAAGCAAATTTGAAAGCCGCAAAGTATTTACAAGACCAAAATTACGACGTCACTCATTTTCTCCTTGAGGATTACGGGGTTTTAGGTAATGGGCATATGATGATGTCTGAGAAAAATAGTAGCGATATCGCAGCAATTATAATTGATTGGGTCAATGAGTCGGTTTTTTGA
- the hspB gene encoding 6-hydroxy-3-succinoylpyridine 3-monooxygenase HspB yields MSMKQRVIIVGGGPVGLLTALGLAKAGTNVVVLEAESQPSDSPRALVYHFPVLPHLKRLGVLDDCVAAGLMRQNFAWRVHSTSEMIFWDLSCLEGDVELPYALHLGQDKLSRILIEHLKALPNVEVRYSSPVVDCEVGPRSVRVVLGGESPGVIVEGDWLIGADGANSFVRREVLNQNFFGITWPQRYVATNTRFDFDKLGFGKTTMQVDDVYGSVICNIDADSLWRVTFMEDPNLPMEGIRGRIDQVFKELLPTNDPYEVVAFSPYRMHQRVTDRMRNGRVILIGDAAHVTNPTGGLGLTGGMFDAFALTSVLNQVIHDGRSEDILDVFEADRRRKFIELVSPRASDNLRNLYHQKPGEGKNDWVNNTRSISKDIDRMRDALRFPETMETFL; encoded by the coding sequence ATGAGCATGAAACAGCGCGTAATTATCGTAGGAGGGGGGCCGGTAGGGCTGCTGACTGCCTTGGGCCTAGCAAAGGCGGGGACAAATGTGGTGGTGCTGGAAGCTGAGAGCCAACCCAGCGATAGTCCGCGCGCGCTCGTTTATCATTTTCCGGTACTGCCACACCTGAAGCGGTTGGGCGTGCTTGATGACTGCGTCGCGGCTGGTTTAATGAGGCAGAATTTTGCATGGCGCGTTCACTCTACCAGTGAAATGATCTTCTGGGACCTCAGTTGTCTTGAGGGCGATGTTGAATTGCCTTACGCGCTGCATTTGGGTCAGGACAAGCTTTCCAGGATACTAATCGAGCATCTCAAAGCCTTGCCGAATGTTGAAGTGCGATACTCATCGCCAGTCGTTGATTGCGAAGTGGGCCCGCGGTCTGTTCGGGTAGTTCTTGGGGGCGAGTCGCCGGGCGTGATTGTCGAAGGGGATTGGTTAATCGGAGCTGATGGCGCTAATAGCTTCGTGCGTCGAGAGGTTTTGAATCAAAATTTCTTTGGCATAACTTGGCCGCAACGATATGTAGCTACAAATACCAGGTTCGACTTTGACAAGCTTGGTTTTGGAAAAACTACTATGCAAGTGGACGACGTGTATGGATCTGTAATATGCAATATCGATGCTGATTCTCTATGGCGGGTCACTTTCATGGAAGATCCGAACTTGCCTATGGAAGGTATTCGTGGGCGCATCGATCAAGTGTTTAAAGAGTTGTTGCCGACGAACGATCCATACGAAGTAGTCGCCTTCTCACCATATAGAATGCACCAGCGCGTTACGGATAGAATGCGCAATGGTCGTGTGATCCTTATAGGTGATGCTGCACACGTAACCAACCCAACTGGAGGGCTTGGTTTGACGGGGGGCATGTTCGACGCCTTTGCACTAACATCGGTGTTGAATCAGGTCATACACGACGGTCGTAGTGAAGACATTCTCGACGTGTTCGAAGCCGACCGCCGACGGAAATTTATTGAACTGGTATCACCTAGAGCAAGCGACAATTTGCGTAATTTATATCATCAGAAGCCTGGTGAAGGAAAAAATGACTGGGTAAACAACACTAGAAGCATTTCAAAGGATATAGATAGGATGCGCGATGCTTTGCGTTTTCCAGAGACTATGGAAACCTTTCTGTAG
- a CDS encoding methyl-accepting chemotaxis protein, which yields MVLIIATLLGLSFLFGKTNTEEIKKATNILAADKAQAELTNLAKSKATEISAKLKSSLQVAKDLAVTNSLLGKKNPSGDPLATLSREHLSNLIKEMLIANSDLSSVYLAWEPGAFDNEDALYSGEVSNGYDGSGRFLTTWYRDAKQQVKIMAAPSVDSRTKTGTGDREGEYYLCAKERKLPCVTDPAVYDMGSGKKELLSSFTVPIIIDNAFFGVAGVDVPLSFIQRLLVESNSALYKGVGTMTLLSANNRIVASTANEEEMGKLASNILSPDDISLLQTAKNHFVRYEVDEKAGVVKLSMPLEVTDSGLSWTLFVKIPLEVVMKQAWDLQQELVSNSVRDLRAMALISTFVAVVGVCLLWFISLGVGRPLKQAANRLSDIADGEGDLTRSLNIDRRDELGAIGAGFNNFLVKLRLLIGQVASLTADIADTANTMRANSDVTVTKVEKQLEAVELIAAAAQEMAATAHEVSQSAGRAADAANNADQSVRSGQAVVLASALATQKLQEDLVHASDMVQALAAGSSEINKILHSIQTIAGQTNLLALNAAIEAARAGEQGRGFAVVADEVRSLAMKTQSSTLEINAMVEKLNIGIREVVVAMEHSGSRMNESIRHSDDTTTALSSIAVAVSLINDMNLQIASAAEEQSMVAEDISRNIESINSAAAEVAREAQNSASVSAGLTKLSTQQRLLIKQFKY from the coding sequence ATGGTGTTAATTATAGCAACGTTGTTAGGCTTAAGTTTTTTGTTTGGCAAAACCAATACCGAGGAGATTAAAAAGGCTACAAACATTTTGGCTGCGGACAAGGCTCAGGCGGAACTCACCAATCTTGCAAAATCCAAAGCGACCGAAATAAGCGCCAAACTTAAATCATCACTACAAGTGGCAAAAGATCTCGCCGTAACTAACTCTTTGCTAGGAAAGAAAAATCCCTCAGGTGATCCTCTTGCAACCTTATCTAGGGAGCATCTTTCCAACTTGATTAAAGAGATGCTGATTGCGAACTCGGACCTGTCAAGTGTCTACCTTGCTTGGGAACCTGGAGCATTTGACAATGAAGATGCGCTTTATTCAGGCGAAGTATCAAATGGTTACGATGGCTCAGGTAGATTTCTAACCACTTGGTACCGTGACGCCAAACAACAGGTGAAAATTATGGCCGCCCCCTCTGTTGATAGTCGCACCAAGACGGGGACTGGGGATCGGGAAGGTGAATATTATCTTTGCGCTAAAGAAAGAAAGTTGCCATGTGTTACTGATCCAGCTGTATATGACATGGGGTCAGGTAAAAAAGAATTACTTTCCTCTTTTACGGTTCCGATTATCATAGATAATGCTTTCTTTGGTGTGGCGGGAGTCGACGTACCGTTATCGTTTATTCAGCGTCTGTTGGTTGAAAGCAATAGTGCTCTTTATAAGGGCGTAGGAACCATGACCTTGCTGTCAGCAAACAATCGTATTGTGGCAAGCACAGCTAATGAGGAAGAAATGGGGAAGCTCGCCTCTAATATTCTTTCTCCAGATGATATCTCTTTATTACAAACTGCTAAAAACCACTTTGTACGTTACGAGGTTGATGAAAAAGCTGGGGTTGTCAAGTTGTCTATGCCCTTAGAGGTCACTGATTCGGGATTATCTTGGACGTTATTTGTGAAAATTCCGCTTGAAGTTGTCATGAAGCAGGCGTGGGATTTGCAGCAGGAACTGGTGAGTAATAGCGTGCGGGATCTTCGAGCAATGGCGTTGATTAGTACATTTGTCGCAGTGGTAGGCGTTTGCCTGTTGTGGTTCATCAGCTTAGGAGTTGGGCGCCCGCTTAAGCAAGCAGCAAATCGACTTTCAGATATCGCTGATGGTGAGGGGGACCTGACACGCTCTCTGAACATTGATCGTCGTGATGAACTAGGTGCAATCGGTGCTGGATTCAATAATTTCTTAGTCAAGCTTAGGCTTTTGATAGGTCAAGTTGCTTCGCTTACTGCGGATATCGCTGATACTGCGAACACTATGCGCGCAAACTCTGACGTAACTGTGACCAAAGTAGAAAAGCAACTGGAAGCAGTCGAGCTTATCGCGGCGGCGGCCCAGGAAATGGCTGCTACTGCTCACGAAGTATCTCAAAGTGCAGGTAGGGCGGCCGATGCAGCAAACAATGCTGACCAATCTGTAAGGTCAGGTCAGGCTGTTGTGTTAGCAAGCGCTCTAGCTACGCAAAAGCTTCAAGAGGATCTGGTTCATGCTTCTGACATGGTCCAAGCACTGGCTGCGGGAAGTTCTGAGATCAACAAAATACTCCACAGTATTCAGACTATAGCAGGGCAAACAAACTTGTTGGCGTTAAATGCTGCAATCGAAGCAGCTCGGGCCGGAGAGCAAGGTCGGGGTTTTGCTGTCGTTGCGGACGAAGTTAGAAGTCTTGCAATGAAGACTCAAAGTTCTACGTTGGAAATCAACGCTATGGTTGAGAAGCTGAATATAGGTATTCGAGAGGTTGTAGTGGCTATGGAGCATAGCGGTAGTCGAATGAATGAGAGCATTCGCCACTCCGACGATACGACTACGGCGTTAAGTAGTATAGCGGTTGCTGTATCGCTTATTAATGATATGAATTTACAAATCGCTAGTGCGGCTGAAGAACAAAGTATGGTCGCTGAAGATATTAGCAGGAACATTGAGAGTATTAATAGTGCTGCTGCAGAGGTGGCGCGAGAGGCGCAGAACAGTGCCTCTGTGAGTGCGGGGCTTACTAAGCTGAGTACTCAGCAAAGGCTATTAATAAAGCAGTTTAAATATTAA
- a CDS encoding radical SAM protein codes for MSSEASYRIVDIRGRRFRSLQLSSISACNCARLRSENGALPLEKFLTAVEYLKQVHDLRTLRLAGGKPSISPLFDRLEVALGSLDFEGVSLTNNDQLLSRKVGMLRDAAIKRINVSLETLNPRDFRRIARGGDLSEVLSGIEKALGAGLQLKINIVPMRGHNYEQILLDFCLALGAGLRFIELIRMGHLASDCESFSQQFIGMQKILALVSQRHFFAPLAGTTVATTQRSEIPGRGCFGIIANESAPFCVSCTCLRLTSTGWLYRCLSFSRSRYFCSLLDLPKNEALTAIRESSKRALADKQRQELTGDILLMKLIGG; via the coding sequence ATGAGCTCTGAGGCTTCCTATCGGATTGTAGATATACGAGGCAGGCGATTTCGCAGCCTCCAGCTAAGTTCGATCAGTGCCTGCAATTGCGCGCGCTTGCGTTCTGAAAACGGTGCTCTGCCGCTTGAAAAATTTTTGACAGCAGTGGAGTACCTTAAGCAGGTTCATGACCTACGTACCTTGCGTCTCGCTGGGGGTAAGCCTTCGATCAGTCCGCTGTTTGATCGCTTGGAAGTGGCACTCGGGTCTCTTGACTTTGAGGGCGTGTCACTGACCAATAATGATCAATTACTGTCTCGTAAGGTTGGCATGTTGCGCGACGCCGCAATTAAGCGCATCAACGTCTCGCTGGAGACCCTCAATCCACGAGACTTTCGTCGTATCGCCCGTGGAGGGGATTTGAGTGAGGTGCTCAGTGGCATCGAAAAGGCACTCGGCGCTGGACTGCAGTTAAAGATTAACATTGTCCCTATGCGTGGACATAACTACGAGCAAATTCTGCTTGACTTCTGCCTCGCCCTGGGAGCTGGGCTACGTTTTATCGAGCTAATACGGATGGGGCATCTAGCGAGCGATTGCGAGTCCTTTTCGCAGCAATTCATTGGTATGCAAAAGATCCTTGCTCTTGTATCGCAGAGGCATTTCTTCGCACCATTAGCAGGTACGACGGTTGCCACTACGCAGCGTTCCGAGATCCCTGGTCGAGGTTGCTTTGGCATAATCGCAAATGAGAGCGCTCCGTTCTGCGTCAGTTGCACTTGCCTACGACTTACCTCAACAGGCTGGCTTTATAGATGCCTTTCGTTTAGTCGCAGCCGTTATTTTTGCAGCCTACTGGATCTACCCAAGAATGAGGCGTTGACGGCGATTAGAGAGTCATCTAAACGTGCCTTGGCGGATAAGCAGAGGCAGGAGCTTACTGGCGATATTCTGTTGATGAAATTAATCGGTGGTTGA
- a CDS encoding XdhC family protein, which translates to MQHIDLQVIEHALAWSLAGEVVWLCTVLGTFGSSPREPGSMLVARRDGGHIGSLSGGCVEEDFIERLQAGEFNHPTTILRYGDSSGPQGPRISLPCGGILKVLVERFSAVPESWSQMECLLATLRGQLRVTRHVDLRDGKVHLSEDVGLGPRVIEGPDGMSLQIRFGPSIRLIIAGISPVSVVCADFARTLGFEVIVCDPREEAHIGFNVSGIEVRKQLPSQFIAANGCHQATAVVALTHDPRIDDLAIIEAVRTPAFYIGVMGSVRTSAVRAQRLRRSGGLSEADIARLHMPVGLALGSKTPAEIALAAMADIIRVYRARPRDEL; encoded by the coding sequence ATGCAGCATATTGATCTACAGGTTATTGAGCATGCGTTAGCTTGGTCTCTTGCGGGGGAGGTTGTGTGGCTGTGCACTGTCTTGGGTACTTTTGGCTCGTCACCGCGCGAACCCGGATCGATGTTAGTCGCGCGGCGAGATGGCGGGCATATTGGTTCCTTGTCGGGTGGTTGTGTCGAAGAAGATTTTATCGAGCGACTTCAAGCTGGTGAGTTTAATCATCCAACAACTATTCTGCGCTATGGTGACTCTTCAGGACCACAAGGTCCACGGATATCACTGCCATGTGGCGGCATCCTCAAAGTTTTGGTGGAGCGTTTTTCGGCTGTCCCTGAAAGTTGGTCTCAAATGGAGTGTTTACTTGCAACTTTGCGAGGGCAGCTCCGCGTGACTCGCCACGTTGATTTGCGCGACGGTAAAGTACACTTGAGTGAGGATGTTGGTTTGGGTCCTCGCGTGATTGAGGGGCCGGATGGTATGTCTCTGCAGATCCGATTCGGTCCATCTATTCGTCTTATAATTGCCGGTATCTCGCCTGTTTCTGTGGTCTGCGCAGACTTTGCGCGTACTCTAGGTTTTGAGGTTATAGTCTGTGATCCGCGAGAGGAGGCTCACATAGGTTTCAACGTGTCTGGCATTGAGGTTCGCAAACAACTGCCCTCACAATTCATTGCTGCCAACGGTTGTCATCAAGCCACAGCCGTCGTGGCATTAACCCACGACCCCCGTATTGACGACCTTGCCATTATCGAAGCGGTACGTACGCCAGCATTTTATATCGGTGTTATGGGATCTGTACGCACTTCAGCAGTCCGAGCTCAGCGACTGCGACGCTCTGGGGGGTTGAGTGAGGCGGATATCGCCCGCTTGCATATGCCTGTTGGTTTGGCGCTGGGTAGCAAGACCCCTGCTGAAATTGCGTTGGCTGCGATGGCCGATATTATTCGCGTATACCGGGCACGGCCGCGCGATGAGCTCTGA
- a CDS encoding FAD-dependent oxidoreductase, giving the protein MIGYGSRIYASYDDNIQLSQDIKQDFRRPYTHLSNVTITHSWCGPVDRTFDSLPVVGHLKGATNIEYGIGWSGNGVGPSRLGGRILASLALGLEVSEATADWSVVNRNCFHPAGGLMVRNAAQGGGRSGQSQPRSTGPCGRWPGVGGAGRQESLE; this is encoded by the coding sequence ATGATCGGCTACGGCAGCCGGATATATGCTAGCTACGACGATAATATTCAACTCAGCCAAGACATCAAACAGGATTTTCGACGTCCTTATACGCATCTCAGTAACGTGACGATCACTCATTCGTGGTGCGGTCCCGTCGATCGAACGTTCGATAGCCTTCCGGTGGTTGGTCACCTGAAGGGAGCGACGAACATAGAGTACGGCATTGGTTGGAGCGGCAATGGCGTGGGGCCGAGCCGTCTGGGCGGACGCATTCTCGCCAGCCTGGCGCTAGGGCTGGAGGTGAGTGAGGCCACTGCGGATTGGTCGGTCGTAAACCGAAACTGTTTCCACCCTGCCGGCGGATTGATGGTGCGCAATGCAGCGCAAGGAGGCGGCAGAAGCGGACAGTCGCAGCCTCGTTCGACTGGACCCTGCGGTCGCTGGCCTGGAGTCGGCGGGGCTGGAAGACAAGAATCGTTAGAATAA
- a CDS encoding IS5 family transposase gives MKQMTFADAEYAGKRKQTRKELFLIEMNQVVPWQGLIALIEPHYPKGDGGRPAYPLMAMLRVHLMQNWFGYSDPAMEEALYETTILRQFAGLRLERIPDETTILNFRRLLEKHELAAGILAVINGYLGDRGLSLRQGTIVDATLINAPSSTKNKDGKRDPEMHQTKKGNQYYFGMKAHIGVDDESGLVHSVVGTAANVADITQVDKLLHGEENMVGADAGYTGVEKRPEHEGREVIWQIAARRSTYKKLGKRSPLYKAKRKIEKAKAQVRAKVEHPFRVIKRQFGYVKTRFRGLAKNTVQLVTLFALSNLWMARRHLLSNTREVRL, from the coding sequence ATGAAGCAAATGACCTTCGCCGATGCCGAGTACGCCGGCAAGCGTAAGCAGACCCGCAAAGAGTTGTTCCTGATCGAGATGAATCAGGTGGTGCCGTGGCAGGGTTTGATTGCCCTGATCGAGCCACATTACCCGAAAGGTGATGGTGGCCGTCCGGCCTACCCGTTGATGGCGATGCTGCGCGTACATCTGATGCAGAACTGGTTTGGCTACAGCGATCCAGCGATGGAGGAAGCGCTGTACGAGACCACCATCCTGCGCCAGTTCGCCGGACTGAGGCTGGAGCGCATTCCCGACGAAACCACGATCCTCAACTTCCGTCGTCTGCTGGAGAAACACGAGCTGGCTGCTGGCATCCTGGCCGTGATCAATGGCTATCTGGGTGATCGAGGCCTGTCGTTGCGCCAAGGCACCATTGTCGATGCCACGCTGATCAATGCGCCGAGTTCGACCAAGAACAAGGACGGCAAACGCGATCCAGAAATGCACCAGACCAAGAAGGGTAACCAGTACTACTTCGGCATGAAGGCGCACATCGGTGTCGATGATGAGTCGGGTCTGGTGCACAGCGTGGTGGGCACGGCGGCCAATGTGGCGGATATCACCCAAGTCGACAAACTGCTGCACGGCGAGGAAAACATGGTCGGCGCCGACGCGGGTTACACCGGCGTCGAGAAACGCCCTGAACATGAAGGCCGAGAGGTCATCTGGCAGATTGCCGCCCGCCGCAGTACATACAAGAAGCTGGGTAAGCGCAGCCCTTTGTACAAAGCCAAGCGCAAGATCGAGAAGGCCAAGGCCCAAGTGCGCGCCAAGGTCGAGCACCCGTTCCGGGTGATCAAACGGCAGTTCGGTTATGTGAAGACGCGCTTCCGTGGTCTAGCGAAGAACACCGTGCAACTGGTGACACTGTTTGCGCTGTCGAACCTGTGGATGGCACGCCGACACTTACTGAGCAATACGAGAGAGGTGCGCCTGTAA